In Sphingobacterium sp. PCS056, the following proteins share a genomic window:
- a CDS encoding RrF2 family transcriptional regulator — protein sequence MGVFSKTCEYAIRAVFYIAQSSQEGRKVGIKEIAEKVKSPEPFLGKILQNLSKVGIIQSSKGPHGGFFIDPEGLKKPIADIVLAIDGEQIFTGCGMGLDYCSEKNPCPLHHDFKKVRNQLSSMLKKTSIGQFNLQLIKGSVTLYK from the coding sequence ATGGGTGTTTTTTCTAAAACCTGTGAATATGCCATCCGTGCGGTATTTTATATCGCTCAAAGCTCTCAAGAGGGACGAAAGGTAGGTATTAAAGAAATTGCTGAAAAAGTAAAGTCTCCGGAACCCTTCTTAGGGAAAATTCTTCAAAACTTGAGTAAAGTAGGTATAATACAATCTTCAAAAGGGCCCCATGGTGGATTCTTTATTGATCCAGAAGGATTAAAAAAGCCCATTGCTGATATTGTATTAGCCATAGATGGCGAACAGATTTTTACAGGTTGCGGCATGGGATTAGATTATTGCTCGGAAAAAAATCCATGTCCACTTCACCATGATTTTAAAAAAGTAAGAAATCAATTAAGCAGTATGCTCAAAAAGACAAGTATCGGACAGTTTAATCTCCAACTCATAAAAGGAAGTGTTACTTTATATAAATGA
- a CDS encoding heavy metal translocating P-type ATPase → MTTQHKHTYDQAGNQLCCTEATKIYTQAGAPELVDHQNKCKGHDHEGHDHTKHSDDDGHNHDHVAGSPLKLFAPAIISFVLLMAAIALDNWMAQEWFEGWIRVVWYVVAYVPVGFPVIKDAVVSIRKGDVFSEFLLMVIATLGAFAIGEYPEAVAVMLFYAVGEVFQTLAVSRAKGNIKALLDQRPDEVTILIDNQPQIIKAANAEIGSIIQLKPGEKLGLDGELLSDEASFNTAALTGESKPDRKSKGDSVLAGMINLNMVSMVKVTTSYTDSKLSKILELVQNATAQKAPTELFIRKFAKVYTPIVVFLAIGICLLPALFVADYMFSDWLYRALVFLVISCPCALVISIPLGYFGGIGAASRNGILFKGSNFLDTLATIQHVVMDKTGTMTEGIFQVQEVNFNSDFDQAVILKMVNALESKSTHPVATAIHQYVGEVDPNLRLDQVEEIGGHGLKAAVDGKQLLVGNFKLMDRFNVRYDIDPATIVYTVIAVAYDGQFVGYITIADSIKADALDTIKQLHKLNVKATMLSGDKITVVRYVADQLGIDQAFGDLLPEDKVNKLKEIKAQHQRVAFVGDGVNDAPVVALSDVGIAMGGLGSDATIETADVVIQDDKPSKIPVAIRIGKQTKRVVWQNITLAFVIKGIVLILGAGGIATMWEAVFADVGVSLIAILNAVRIQKMKF, encoded by the coding sequence ATGACTACACAACACAAACATACGTATGATCAGGCTGGAAATCAGCTTTGCTGTACAGAGGCGACAAAGATATATACACAAGCTGGTGCTCCTGAATTGGTTGACCATCAGAACAAATGTAAAGGTCATGATCATGAGGGACACGATCATACTAAACATAGTGATGATGATGGGCACAATCATGATCATGTAGCAGGCAGTCCATTGAAACTGTTTGCTCCTGCAATCATCTCTTTTGTACTTTTGATGGCAGCTATTGCTTTGGATAATTGGATGGCACAAGAGTGGTTTGAAGGTTGGATAAGGGTTGTATGGTATGTAGTTGCGTATGTTCCTGTGGGTTTTCCTGTTATTAAAGATGCGGTTGTCAGTATACGTAAGGGTGATGTTTTTTCAGAATTTTTATTAATGGTTATCGCTACCCTTGGTGCATTTGCTATTGGTGAATATCCCGAGGCTGTGGCAGTCATGCTATTTTATGCTGTTGGTGAAGTTTTTCAAACTTTAGCTGTATCAAGGGCTAAAGGAAATATTAAGGCGCTTTTGGATCAGCGCCCAGACGAAGTTACTATTTTGATCGATAATCAGCCACAAATCATAAAAGCTGCAAATGCAGAGATCGGATCTATTATTCAATTAAAACCAGGAGAAAAATTAGGTTTAGACGGTGAATTACTATCGGATGAAGCTTCTTTTAATACAGCCGCTTTGACTGGAGAAAGTAAACCTGATCGTAAATCAAAAGGTGACTCTGTCCTTGCGGGAATGATCAATTTGAATATGGTCAGTATGGTTAAGGTAACGACTTCGTATACAGATAGTAAATTGAGTAAGATCCTAGAGCTGGTACAAAATGCAACGGCTCAAAAAGCACCTACTGAATTGTTCATCCGTAAATTTGCAAAAGTATATACGCCAATAGTTGTTTTTCTAGCGATCGGTATTTGTTTATTGCCAGCGCTGTTTGTAGCAGATTACATGTTTAGTGACTGGTTATATCGGGCTTTAGTATTTTTAGTGATTTCTTGTCCCTGTGCTCTAGTTATTTCTATTCCTCTGGGTTATTTTGGAGGAATAGGTGCAGCCAGTCGCAATGGTATATTGTTTAAAGGAAGTAATTTTCTGGATACGCTAGCGACTATACAACATGTGGTCATGGACAAAACGGGCACCATGACTGAAGGGATCTTTCAGGTACAAGAAGTTAATTTTAATTCAGATTTTGATCAGGCAGTAATCTTAAAAATGGTGAATGCCTTGGAAAGTAAAAGTACCCATCCCGTCGCTACAGCTATCCATCAGTATGTCGGTGAGGTCGATCCCAACCTTCGCTTAGATCAAGTGGAAGAAATTGGGGGACATGGATTAAAGGCTGCAGTGGATGGAAAACAATTGCTGGTGGGCAATTTTAAGTTAATGGATAGATTTAATGTCCGTTATGATATTGACCCCGCTACGATTGTATATACGGTGATTGCTGTTGCGTATGATGGTCAGTTTGTTGGTTATATTACTATTGCGGATAGCATTAAAGCCGATGCATTAGATACCATTAAACAGTTGCACAAACTAAATGTAAAAGCAACTATGCTAAGCGGAGATAAAATCACTGTTGTTCGCTATGTGGCTGATCAATTGGGTATTGATCAGGCTTTTGGAGATCTGTTGCCCGAAGATAAAGTAAATAAGCTAAAAGAAATCAAAGCACAACATCAACGGGTGGCATTTGTTGGAGACGGTGTCAATGATGCTCCGGTTGTGGCGTTAAGTGATGTAGGGATTGCAATGGGTGGACTAGGTAGCGATGCGACCATTGAAACTGCAGATGTAGTGATTCAAGATGATAAGCCATCCAAAATACCAGTCGCGATTCGTATAGGTAAGCAGACTAAACGCGTTGTATGGCAAAATATTACATTAGCTTTTGTGATCAAAGGAATTGTACTGATCTTGGGAGCAGGTGGGATAGCAACGATGTGGGAGGCTGTTTTTGCAGATGTCGGTGTATCTTTGATCGCTATATTGAATGCGGTACGAATTCAAAAAATGAAATTTTAA
- a CDS encoding group III truncated hemoglobin: protein MKKKDITTLADIQLLVDTFYGRVREDLLIGPIFNNLLEGRWEEHLKKMYSFWQTILLEKHSYFGSPFPPHAAMALTNAHFDAWLKLWYRTVHEFFEGEKADEAIHRGEKMATMFLSKINYFNNLKTKPLT, encoded by the coding sequence ATGAAAAAGAAAGATATCACAACACTAGCAGATATTCAATTACTTGTTGATACATTTTATGGGCGGGTTCGTGAGGATTTGCTTATTGGGCCCATCTTCAATAATTTATTGGAAGGACGTTGGGAGGAACATTTAAAAAAAATGTATAGCTTTTGGCAAACTATTTTGCTGGAAAAGCATAGCTACTTTGGAAGTCCATTTCCACCACATGCTGCCATGGCGCTTACTAATGCGCATTTTGATGCTTGGTTAAAGCTTTGGTATCGTACAGTGCACGAATTTTTTGAAGGAGAAAAAGCCGATGAAGCGATTCATAGAGGAGAGAAGATGGCCACTATGTTTTTATCTAAAATCAACTATTTTAATAACCTAAAGACTAAACCTCTCACTTAA
- a CDS encoding Fur family transcriptional regulator, with the protein MNSEIENKLRDKNTKPTSMRILVYDFLASQHIALSLSEMESHFYPADRITLYRTLKTFEEKGIVHSIQENNTSKYILCHDDCNEETHKDWHLHFYCKICKQTTCRTDISFSSPINSAVRMDEVRFFAKGICENCMNETMQ; encoded by the coding sequence ATGAATAGCGAAATTGAGAATAAACTTCGAGATAAAAATACGAAGCCAACGAGTATGCGGATTTTGGTTTACGATTTTTTGGCTTCACAACATATTGCTTTATCGTTGTCGGAAATGGAATCCCATTTCTATCCTGCAGACCGAATAACACTTTACCGCACACTCAAAACTTTTGAAGAAAAAGGTATCGTCCATAGTATACAAGAAAATAATACAAGTAAATACATACTCTGCCATGATGACTGTAATGAGGAAACCCATAAGGATTGGCATCTTCATTTTTATTGTAAGATCTGTAAGCAGACCACATGCCGGACAGATATCAGCTTTTCTTCACCCATTAATAGTGCAGTTCGAATGGATGAGGTTCGATTTTTTGCTAAAGGAATCTGTGAAAACTGTATGAATGAAACTATGCAATAG